A single Klebsiella variicola DNA region contains:
- a CDS encoding MFS transporter — MDKNSSDGVPLPQRYGAILTIVLGLTMAVLDGAIANVALPTIASDLNASPAASIWIVNAYQIAIVIALLPLSFLGDMVGYRRIYKIGLVVFIFTSLACALSRSLDMLTFARVAQGLGGAALMSVNTALIRLIYPQRFLGRGMGINSFVVAVSSAAGPTIAAAILSLASWQWLFLINVPLGIVAFVLAMRFLPPNSARSKIIRFDLPSAIMNALTFGLLITALSGFAQGQSVQLVLAEVAAMLVVGFFFVRRQLSMPVPLLPVDLLRIPLFSLSICTSICSFCAQMLAMVSLPFFLQTMMGRSEVETGLLLTPWPLATMVMAPLAGYLIEKCHAGLLGAIGLLVMACGLFGLALLPESPSDLDIIWRMALCGAGFGLFQSPNNHTIVASAPSHRSGGASGMLGTARLLGQSTGAALVALLFNLLGNSGTHTALLLAGILATVAALISGLRVTQPRAA; from the coding sequence ATGGATAAAAATTCTTCCGATGGCGTGCCGCTGCCGCAACGCTATGGCGCCATTCTGACCATCGTGCTGGGGCTGACCATGGCCGTGCTCGACGGGGCTATCGCCAACGTCGCGCTCCCGACCATCGCCAGCGATCTTAACGCCTCGCCGGCGGCGTCAATCTGGATCGTTAACGCCTACCAAATCGCCATTGTCATCGCCCTGCTACCGCTCTCTTTCCTCGGCGATATGGTCGGCTATCGCCGCATCTATAAGATAGGCCTGGTGGTGTTTATCTTTACCTCGCTGGCCTGCGCCCTGTCGCGCAGTCTCGACATGCTGACCTTCGCCCGCGTCGCCCAGGGGCTGGGCGGCGCCGCGCTGATGAGCGTGAACACCGCGTTGATCCGCCTGATTTATCCGCAGCGCTTTCTCGGCCGCGGCATGGGCATCAACTCCTTTGTCGTCGCCGTCTCTTCGGCGGCAGGCCCGACGATCGCCGCGGCGATCCTCTCCCTTGCCTCATGGCAATGGCTGTTTTTAATTAACGTTCCCCTCGGGATCGTCGCTTTTGTTCTGGCCATGCGCTTTCTGCCACCCAACAGCGCGCGCAGCAAAATCATCCGCTTCGATCTGCCGAGCGCCATCATGAACGCCCTCACCTTCGGGCTGCTGATCACTGCGCTCAGCGGGTTCGCCCAGGGACAGTCTGTTCAGCTGGTGCTGGCGGAAGTGGCCGCCATGCTGGTGGTGGGCTTTTTCTTCGTTCGCCGCCAGCTCAGCATGCCCGTCCCCCTGCTGCCGGTCGACCTGCTGCGCATCCCGCTCTTCTCACTCTCTATCTGCACCTCCATCTGCTCCTTCTGTGCGCAGATGCTGGCGATGGTCTCCCTGCCCTTCTTCCTGCAGACGATGATGGGGCGCAGCGAAGTGGAGACCGGCCTGCTACTGACGCCCTGGCCGCTGGCGACCATGGTGATGGCGCCGCTGGCCGGTTATTTGATTGAGAAATGCCATGCGGGGCTGCTGGGGGCCATTGGGCTGCTGGTTATGGCCTGCGGCCTGTTCGGCCTGGCGCTGCTGCCCGAGTCGCCTTCCGATCTGGATATTATCTGGCGTATGGCGCTGTGCGGCGCCGGTTTCGGGCTGTTTCAGTCGCCGAATAACCACACTATTGTCGCCTCGGCTCCGAGCCATCGCAGCGGTGGCGCCAGCGGGATGCTGGGTACCGCTCGCCTGCTCGGTCAGAGCACTGGCGCGGCGCTGGTCGCCCTGCTGTTCAACCTGCTCGGCAACAGCGGCACCCATACCGCCCTGCTGCTGGCCGGCATTCTGGCGACCGTTGCCGCACTGATTAGCGGTCTGCGCGTCACCCAGCCGCGCGCGGCCTGA
- the kdgR gene encoding DNA-binding transcriptional regulator KdgR: protein MAGADLDKQPDSVSSVLKVFGILQALGEEREIGITELSQRVMMSKSTVYRFLQTMKSLGYVAQEGESEKYSLTLKLFELGARALQNVDLVRSADIQMRELSRLTKETIHLGALDEDSIVYIHKIDSMYNLRMYSRIGRRNPLYSTAIGKVLLAWRDRSEVEQILEGVEYKRSTERTITSTEALLKVLDGVREQGYGEDNEEQEEGLRCIGVPVFDRFGVVIAGLSISFPTLRFSEERLHEYVAMLHQAARKISEQMGYNDYPF from the coding sequence ATGGCAGGTGCAGATTTGGATAAACAGCCAGATTCTGTCTCTTCGGTATTGAAGGTTTTTGGCATCTTACAGGCGCTGGGTGAAGAGCGTGAAATTGGCATTACCGAACTGTCCCAGCGCGTCATGATGTCGAAAAGCACCGTTTATCGCTTTTTACAGACCATGAAATCACTGGGCTATGTGGCGCAGGAAGGCGAGTCAGAGAAATACTCCCTCACGCTCAAGCTGTTCGAGCTGGGCGCTCGTGCGCTGCAGAACGTCGACCTGGTACGCAGCGCCGATATTCAGATGCGCGAACTCTCCCGGCTGACGAAAGAGACTATTCACCTCGGGGCGCTGGATGAAGACAGCATCGTCTACATCCACAAGATTGACTCGATGTACAATCTGCGGATGTACTCGCGTATCGGCCGTCGCAATCCGCTGTACAGTACCGCGATTGGTAAGGTACTGCTGGCGTGGCGCGATCGCAGCGAAGTGGAGCAGATCCTCGAGGGCGTGGAGTATAAACGCAGCACCGAGCGGACCATCACCAGCACGGAAGCGCTGCTGAAGGTGCTGGATGGCGTACGCGAGCAGGGATATGGCGAAGATAACGAAGAGCAGGAAGAGGGGCTACGCTGCATCGGGGTACCGGTGTTCGATCGTTTCGGCGTGGTTATCGCCGGACTGAGCATCTCTTTCCCGACGCTACGTTTCTCAGAAGAACGTTTGCATGAGTATGTGGCGATGCTGCATCAGGCGGCGCGCAAGATTTCTGAGCAAATGGGATACAACGACTACCCGTTCTGA
- a CDS encoding YobH family protein, whose translation MRLIIRTIVVVAILWIGVLLSGYGVLFHSEENVGGLGLKCQYLTARGVSTALYVHSNSGVIGVSNCPILRKSATVVDNG comes from the coding sequence ATGCGATTAATCATTCGTACTATTGTCGTCGTGGCTATCTTATGGATTGGCGTATTATTAAGCGGCTATGGCGTATTATTCCACAGTGAAGAAAACGTCGGTGGTCTGGGTCTTAAGTGTCAATATCTCACCGCCCGCGGGGTCAGTACCGCACTTTATGTGCATTCCAACAGCGGTGTGATCGGCGTCAGTAACTGTCCCATTCTGCGCAAAAGCGCAACCGTGGTTGATAACGGTTAA
- the mgrB gene encoding PhoP/PhoQ regulator MgrB: MKKLRWVLLIVIIAGCLLLWTQMLNVMCDQDVQFFSGICTINKFIPW; the protein is encoded by the coding sequence GTGAAAAAATTACGGTGGGTTTTACTGATAGTCATCATAGCAGGCTGCCTGTTGCTGTGGACTCAGATGCTTAACGTAATGTGCGACCAGGATGTTCAGTTTTTCAGCGGCATTTGCACTATCAATAAATTCATCCCGTGGTAA
- a CDS encoding YebO family protein: MSELLNPGILNLASLAVSVALLLVGLLLWFFVNRASSRANEQIELLQALLDQQKRQNALLRRLCEANAPEKEDVAEPTVAGKAKGEDEFIRLVAER, from the coding sequence ATGAGTGAGTTACTAAATCCTGGGATCTTAAATCTGGCTTCGCTGGCTGTATCCGTCGCGTTGCTGCTTGTCGGTCTGTTGTTATGGTTCTTCGTCAACCGCGCCAGTTCGCGGGCGAACGAGCAGATAGAACTGCTGCAAGCGCTGCTGGATCAGCAAAAGCGGCAGAATGCGCTGTTACGTCGCCTTTGCGAAGCTAATGCGCCGGAAAAAGAGGACGTGGCCGAGCCGACCGTCGCAGGCAAGGCGAAAGGAGAGGATGAGTTTATCCGCCTGGTGGCAGAGCGCTAA
- the cspE gene encoding transcription antiterminator/RNA stability regulator CspE, with translation MAKIKGQVKWFNESKGFGFITPADGSKDVFVHFSAIQGNGFKTLAEGQNVEFEIQDGQKGPAAVNVTAI, from the coding sequence ATGGCAAAGATTAAAGGTCAAGTTAAGTGGTTCAACGAGTCTAAAGGTTTTGGTTTCATTACTCCGGCTGATGGCAGCAAAGACGTGTTCGTACACTTCTCCGCTATCCAGGGTAACGGCTTCAAAACTCTGGCTGAAGGCCAGAACGTTGAGTTCGAAATTCAGGACGGCCAGAAAGGTCCGGCTGCAGTTAACGTAACTGCTATCTGA
- the ftsI gene encoding peptidoglycan glycosyltransferase FtsI, with translation MVLKKKMKSAASFTPIRFGLLCVAILGCLGLLLARVGWLQIVSPDNLVKQEDMRSLREEPVAVERGMISDREGRPLAVSVPVSAIWIDPQTTMEKGGVGYGPRWQAMAEALHLNLGELAQRVQSHPHARFLYLARQINPEQAEWIDKLHLPGVYLRDESRRFYPAGHVAANLLGFTNVDNQGIEGVEKSFNAQLTGKPGRRLVRKDKHGNVIENITEVPPVPAHNLQLSIDERLQTVTEDALDNAVRWNKAESGAAVLIKIDTGEILAMASYPDFNPNNRDSATLDDFRNRAISDTFEPGSTVKPLVIMTALQQGIVQPDSVVDTHPFVLDGHRIRDVGYYPELSLTGILQKSSDTGVSHLSLAMPVQHLLDTYQAFGFGEPTGLGLTGESAGLMPHRRYWGQLDRATFAFGYGLMVTPLQLAHVYATIGGFGIERPLSITRIDPPVIGTRVMPENIVHSVEHMMESVALPGGGGTKAAVRDYRVAVKTGTAKKIGPDGKYIDKYVAYTAGVAPASRPQFALVVVMNDPSNGSYYGGAVSAPVFSQIMGDVLRLENVMPDGMPQGAENLIVMHDSHPLAPAL, from the coding sequence ATGGTGCTAAAGAAAAAAATGAAGTCCGCCGCCAGCTTTACCCCGATTCGCTTCGGGTTACTCTGTGTGGCCATTCTTGGTTGTCTGGGACTGCTGTTGGCCCGCGTGGGCTGGCTGCAAATTGTCTCTCCCGATAACCTGGTAAAACAAGAAGACATGCGTTCTCTGCGCGAAGAGCCTGTGGCGGTGGAGCGCGGCATGATTAGCGACCGCGAAGGACGACCGCTGGCGGTGAGCGTACCGGTCAGCGCTATCTGGATCGACCCGCAGACCACCATGGAGAAGGGTGGGGTTGGTTATGGTCCTCGCTGGCAGGCAATGGCCGAAGCACTGCATCTCAACCTCGGTGAGCTGGCCCAACGGGTACAAAGTCATCCTCACGCCCGTTTTCTCTATCTGGCGCGTCAGATCAATCCGGAGCAGGCGGAGTGGATTGATAAACTGCATCTCCCGGGCGTCTATCTGCGCGATGAATCGCGACGTTTCTATCCGGCTGGTCATGTGGCTGCCAATCTGCTGGGCTTTACCAACGTCGATAATCAGGGCATCGAAGGGGTGGAGAAAAGCTTTAATGCCCAGCTGACCGGCAAACCCGGACGACGCCTGGTGCGCAAAGATAAACATGGCAATGTTATTGAAAATATTACCGAAGTGCCGCCAGTCCCGGCGCATAATCTGCAGCTGAGTATTGATGAACGTCTGCAGACGGTGACCGAAGATGCGCTGGATAATGCCGTTCGCTGGAATAAGGCGGAATCCGGGGCGGCGGTATTGATCAAAATTGATACCGGTGAGATTCTGGCGATGGCCAGCTACCCGGACTTCAATCCGAACAATCGCGACAGCGCGACGCTGGATGATTTCCGCAACCGCGCCATCAGCGACACCTTCGAACCCGGGTCGACCGTCAAACCGCTGGTGATCATGACCGCGCTCCAGCAGGGGATTGTCCAGCCGGATAGCGTGGTGGACACCCATCCGTTTGTCCTCGACGGCCACCGCATCCGCGATGTTGGCTATTATCCGGAGCTGAGTCTGACCGGGATCCTGCAAAAATCCAGTGATACCGGCGTGTCGCATCTCTCGCTCGCTATGCCGGTGCAGCATCTGCTTGATACCTATCAGGCATTTGGGTTCGGCGAGCCGACCGGATTGGGATTGACCGGGGAAAGCGCCGGGCTGATGCCGCATCGTCGCTACTGGGGGCAGCTGGATCGCGCTACCTTCGCTTTCGGCTATGGGTTAATGGTGACGCCGCTCCAGCTGGCGCACGTCTACGCGACTATCGGCGGTTTCGGTATTGAACGACCGTTATCGATAACCCGCATCGATCCGCCGGTGATAGGTACGCGGGTGATGCCGGAGAACATCGTGCACAGCGTAGAGCATATGATGGAGAGCGTGGCGCTCCCGGGCGGGGGCGGGACCAAAGCGGCAGTGCGCGACTACCGGGTGGCGGTAAAAACCGGGACGGCGAAGAAAATCGGTCCGGACGGCAAATATATCGATAAATATGTGGCCTACACCGCCGGCGTGGCGCCCGCCAGTCGTCCACAGTTTGCGCTGGTGGTGGTGATGAACGATCCGAGTAATGGCTCCTATTACGGCGGGGCGGTGTCCGCGCCGGTCTTCAGCCAGATCATGGGGGATGTCCTGCGGCTGGAGAACGTCATGCCGGACGGCATGCCGCAAGGGGCGGAGAATCTGATCGTGATGCACGACAGCCATCCGCTGGCGCCGGCGCTGTAA
- the rlmA gene encoding 23S rRNA (guanine(745)-N(1))-methyltransferase, translated as MSYSCPLCHAPLSRGDNHYSCPQRHQFDLAKEGYVNLLPVQFKRSRDPGDSAEMMQARRAFLDAGHYQQLREAIAERLRHHAPADLLDIGCGEGYYTHAFATIASHSWGLDVSKPAIRAAAKRYPQVSFCVASSQRLPFSDNSFDAVVRIYAPCNAEELARVVRPGGWVITATPGPRHLLELKGLIYDEVRLHELKTEAMPGFRLDAQQQLAYPMTLTGSEAQALLQMTPFAWRAKPEVHAALRQQATFGCQTDFMIHCWQREA; from the coding sequence ATGTCATACAGTTGCCCCCTTTGCCACGCGCCGTTAAGCCGCGGCGACAACCACTATTCCTGCCCGCAGCGGCACCAGTTCGATCTGGCGAAAGAGGGGTACGTCAATCTGCTACCGGTGCAGTTCAAGCGGTCGCGCGATCCCGGCGATAGCGCTGAGATGATGCAGGCCCGGCGGGCGTTTCTGGATGCGGGTCATTATCAGCAGCTACGGGAGGCGATCGCCGAACGGCTGCGGCACCACGCCCCTGCGGATTTACTGGATATCGGCTGTGGCGAAGGGTATTACACCCACGCGTTTGCCACCATCGCCAGCCATAGCTGGGGGCTGGACGTGTCGAAGCCAGCGATCCGCGCGGCGGCAAAACGCTACCCGCAGGTCAGTTTTTGCGTCGCCTCCAGCCAGCGTCTGCCGTTCTCTGATAACAGCTTCGATGCGGTAGTGCGCATTTACGCCCCCTGCAACGCCGAAGAGCTGGCGCGGGTGGTGCGGCCTGGCGGATGGGTGATCACCGCCACGCCGGGACCCCGCCATCTGCTGGAGCTAAAAGGGCTGATTTACGATGAGGTACGCCTGCATGAGCTGAAGACGGAAGCGATGCCGGGATTCCGCCTGGACGCTCAGCAGCAGCTGGCCTATCCGATGACCCTGACGGGAAGTGAAGCGCAGGCGCTGCTGCAGATGACGCCGTTCGCGTGGCGGGCTAAGCCTGAGGTGCACGCCGCGCTGCGTCAGCAGGCGACGTTTGGCTGCCAGACCGACTTCATGATCCATTGCTGGCAGCGCGAGGCGTAA
- the mntP gene encoding manganese efflux pump MntP — MNLSATILLAFGMSMDAFAASIGKGATLHKPKFSEAVRTGLIFGVIETLTPLVGWGLGMLASQFVLEWNHWIAFILLVFLGGRMIVEGVRGDSDEECDAPRRHGFWLLVTTAFATSLDAMAVGVGLAFLQVSIVTTALAIGCATFLMSTLGIMVGRFIGPLLGKRAEILGGIVLIGIGSEILWSHFAG; from the coding sequence ATGAATTTATCCGCTACCATTCTTCTCGCCTTCGGCATGTCTATGGACGCCTTTGCAGCCTCTATCGGCAAGGGTGCCACCCTGCACAAACCTAAATTCTCAGAAGCCGTCCGCACCGGGCTGATTTTTGGCGTGATTGAAACCCTGACCCCGCTGGTCGGCTGGGGACTCGGCATGTTGGCCAGCCAGTTTGTCCTCGAGTGGAACCACTGGATTGCCTTTATTCTGCTGGTGTTTCTCGGCGGGCGAATGATCGTGGAAGGTGTTCGCGGCGACAGCGACGAGGAGTGCGACGCGCCTCGCCGTCATGGTTTCTGGCTGCTGGTCACCACCGCCTTCGCCACCAGCCTTGACGCGATGGCCGTTGGTGTGGGTCTGGCCTTCCTGCAGGTCAGCATTGTGACCACCGCACTGGCGATCGGCTGCGCGACGTTTCTTATGTCGACGCTGGGGATCATGGTCGGTCGCTTTATTGGCCCGCTGTTGGGCAAACGGGCCGAAATCCTCGGCGGTATTGTGCTGATTGGCATCGGCAGCGAAATCCTCTGGAGCCATTTCGCCGGTTAA
- a CDS encoding DUF986 family protein, with translation MTFTDLVIILFILALLAYAVYDQFIMPRRNGPVLLAIPLLRRSRVDGLIFVGLTAILIYNNITQHGTPITTWLLSALALMGLYLFWIRTPKIIFKPRGFFFANVWIEYQRIKEMNLSEDGVLVMQLEQRRLLIRVRNIDDLEKIYKLLVSTQ, from the coding sequence ATGACATTCACGGACCTGGTGATCATCCTGTTTATCCTTGCGCTACTGGCCTACGCGGTGTATGACCAGTTCATTATGCCGAGGCGGAACGGCCCGGTGCTGCTGGCCATCCCCCTGCTTCGCCGCAGCCGCGTTGACGGTCTGATCTTTGTCGGCCTCACCGCCATTCTGATCTATAACAACATTACCCAGCACGGCACCCCGATCACCACCTGGCTATTATCTGCCCTGGCGCTGATGGGTCTCTATTTATTCTGGATCCGTACGCCGAAAATCATTTTTAAACCGCGCGGCTTTTTCTTCGCCAACGTGTGGATAGAATATCAGCGAATTAAAGAGATGAATTTATCCGAGGATGGCGTGCTGGTGATGCAATTAGAGCAACGGCGGCTGCTTATTCGCGTACGAAATATCGACGACCTGGAGAAAATCTACAAACTTCTCGTTTCAACTCAATAA
- a CDS encoding PTS mannose transporter subunit IID produces the protein MVDMTKNTTEKKLTQSDIRGVFIRSNLFQGSWNFERMQALGFCFSMVPAIRRLYPENNDARKQAIKRHLEFFNTHPYVAAPVLGVTLAMEEQRANGAEIDDGAINGIKVGLMGPLAGVGDPIFWGTVRPVFAALGAGIAMSGSLLGPLLFFILFNAVRLLTRYYGVAYGYRKGVDIVKDMGGGFLQKLTEGASILGLFVMGALVNKWTHVNIPMVVSKITGSDGQVHVTTVQTILDQLMPGLVPLLLTFACMWLLRKKVNPLWIIVGFFVIGIAGYAVGLLGL, from the coding sequence ATGGTTGATATGACTAAAAATACCACCGAGAAAAAACTCACTCAGAGTGATATTCGTGGCGTGTTCATTCGTTCTAACCTGTTCCAGGGGTCATGGAACTTCGAACGTATGCAGGCGCTGGGCTTCTGCTTCTCTATGGTTCCGGCAATCCGTCGCCTGTACCCGGAGAACAATGATGCGCGTAAGCAGGCGATTAAACGTCACCTTGAGTTCTTCAACACCCATCCTTACGTTGCCGCTCCGGTACTGGGCGTAACCCTGGCGATGGAAGAGCAGCGCGCCAATGGCGCAGAGATTGACGATGGCGCCATCAACGGCATCAAAGTCGGTCTGATGGGGCCGCTGGCCGGCGTCGGCGACCCGATCTTCTGGGGTACCGTGCGTCCTGTGTTCGCGGCCTTAGGCGCTGGGATCGCGATGAGCGGTAGCCTGCTCGGTCCTCTGCTGTTCTTTATCCTGTTCAACGCAGTGCGTCTGCTGACCCGTTACTATGGCGTCGCCTATGGTTACCGCAAAGGCGTGGACATCGTTAAAGATATGGGCGGCGGTTTCCTGCAGAAACTGACTGAGGGGGCGTCAATCCTCGGCCTGTTTGTCATGGGGGCGCTGGTTAACAAGTGGACGCACGTGAATATTCCGATGGTGGTGTCAAAAATCACCGGTTCTGACGGACAGGTTCACGTCACCACGGTGCAAACCATCCTCGACCAGTTGATGCCGGGCCTGGTACCGCTGCTGTTGACCTTCGCCTGTATGTGGCTGCTGCGCAAGAAAGTTAACCCACTGTGGATCATCGTTGGCTTCTTCGTCATCGGTATCGCAGGCTACGCTGTCGGCCTGCTGGGTCTGTAA
- a CDS encoding PTS mannose/fructose/sorbose transporter subunit IIC: MEITLLQIVLVFIVACIAGMESVLDEFQFHRPLVACTLIGAVLGDMKTGIIIGGTLEMIALGWMNIGAAVAPDAALASIISTVLVIAGHQSIGAGIALAIPLAAAGQVLTIIVRTITVAFQHAADKAAENGNLTALSWLHVSSLFLQAMRIAIPAVIVAISVGTSEVQGLLNAIPEVVTSGLNIAGGMIVVVGYAMVINMMRAGYLMPFFYLGFVTAAFTNFNLVALGVIGAVMAILYIQLSPKYNRVAGAPAQAAGNNDLDNELD, translated from the coding sequence ATGGAGATTACCCTTCTTCAGATTGTGCTGGTGTTCATCGTCGCGTGTATTGCGGGTATGGAGTCGGTGCTTGATGAATTTCAGTTCCACCGTCCTCTGGTCGCTTGTACGCTGATCGGTGCCGTTCTCGGCGATATGAAAACCGGTATTATCATCGGCGGTACGCTGGAAATGATCGCTCTGGGTTGGATGAACATCGGTGCGGCGGTTGCACCTGATGCCGCGCTGGCGTCCATTATTTCCACCGTTCTGGTTATTGCCGGCCATCAGAGCATCGGTGCCGGTATCGCGCTGGCTATCCCGCTGGCGGCGGCAGGCCAGGTGCTGACCATTATCGTTCGTACCATCACCGTAGCCTTCCAGCACGCGGCAGATAAAGCGGCGGAGAATGGCAACCTGACCGCCCTGTCGTGGTTGCACGTCTCGTCCTTGTTCCTGCAGGCGATGCGTATCGCTATCCCGGCCGTCATCGTCGCCATTTCCGTCGGTACCAGCGAAGTCCAGGGCCTGCTGAACGCGATCCCTGAAGTGGTCACCAGCGGTCTGAACATCGCCGGCGGTATGATCGTGGTTGTCGGTTATGCGATGGTCATCAACATGATGCGCGCAGGCTACCTGATGCCGTTCTTCTACCTCGGCTTCGTCACCGCCGCCTTCACCAACTTCAACCTGGTAGCCCTGGGTGTGATTGGTGCGGTCATGGCTATCCTCTACATCCAGCTGAGCCCGAAATATAACCGCGTCGCCGGTGCGCCGGCTCAGGCGGCTGGTAACAACGATCTCGATAACGAACTGGACTAA
- the manX gene encoding PTS mannose transporter subunit IIAB gives MTIAIVIGTHGWAAEQLLKTAEMLLGEQENVGWIDFVPGENAETLIEKYNAQLAKLDTSKGVLFLVDTWGGSPFNAASRIVVDKEHYEVIAGVNIPMLVETFMARDDDPSFDELVALAVETGSEGVKALKAKPVEKAAPAPAPAAAPKAAAPAKPMGPNDYMVIGLARIDDRLIHGQVATRWTKETNVTRIIVVSDEVAADTVRKTLLTQVAPPGVTAHVVDVAKMIRVYNNPMYAGQRVMLLFTNPTDVERIVEGGVKITSVNIGGMAFRQGKTQVNNAISVDAKDIEAFNKLNARGIELEARKVSTDPKLKMMDLIAKVDK, from the coding sequence GTGACGATTGCTATTGTAATAGGCACACATGGTTGGGCTGCAGAACAGCTGCTGAAAACAGCAGAGATGCTGTTGGGCGAGCAGGAAAACGTTGGCTGGATCGATTTCGTTCCGGGTGAAAACGCCGAAACGCTGATCGAGAAATACAATGCCCAGTTGGCAAAACTGGATACCAGTAAAGGCGTGCTATTTCTCGTCGATACATGGGGAGGCAGCCCGTTCAACGCTGCGAGCCGCATTGTCGTCGATAAAGAGCATTACGAAGTTATCGCTGGCGTCAACATCCCGATGCTGGTGGAAACCTTCATGGCCCGCGATGATGACCCTTCGTTTGATGAACTGGTCGCCTTAGCGGTGGAGACCGGTAGCGAAGGCGTGAAAGCGCTGAAGGCCAAACCGGTGGAAAAAGCGGCTCCCGCGCCAGCCCCTGCCGCGGCGCCAAAAGCCGCCGCGCCGGCCAAACCGATGGGCCCGAACGACTACATGGTGATTGGCCTCGCGCGCATTGACGACCGCCTGATCCATGGTCAGGTCGCCACCCGCTGGACCAAAGAGACCAACGTCACCCGCATCATCGTCGTCAGCGACGAAGTGGCCGCGGATACGGTGCGCAAAACCCTGCTGACCCAGGTTGCACCACCGGGCGTCACCGCCCACGTGGTGGACGTCGCCAAAATGATCCGCGTTTACAACAACCCGATGTACGCCGGGCAGCGCGTCATGCTGCTGTTTACTAACCCGACCGACGTTGAGCGTATCGTCGAGGGCGGCGTGAAAATCACCAGCGTCAACATCGGTGGTATGGCGTTCCGCCAGGGCAAAACCCAGGTTAACAACGCGATTTCGGTCGATGCCAAAGATATTGAGGCGTTTAACAAGCTGAACGCACGCGGTATCGAGCTGGAGGCACGTAAAGTGTCCACCGACCCGAAACTGAAAATGATGGATCTGATCGCCAAGGTTGATAAATAA